CGATACCGGCGACGTCACCCAGACGGGTGGCCGCCTGCGCAGGGTCCGTCGTTATGTGAGCGAGGACGACGCCTTCTGCTTCACCTATGGCGATGGCGTGGGAGATATCGACATCGCGGAGCTTGTCCGGTTCCACAAGAGCCACGGCCGGCAGGCCACGCTCACCTCCACCCGCCAGCCCGGCCGCTTCGGAGCGCTGCAGATGGAAGACGACCGCGTGCTTTCGTTTCGCGAGAAGCCCGATGGCGGCGGTGGCATGGTGAACGGCGGCTTTTTCGTGCTGTCTCCGGCGGTGTTCGATCTGATCGAATCGGATGAAACGGTCTGGGAGGCGGCGCCGCTCGAAGCGCTGGCCCGGCAGGGCGAGTTGCGGGCCTTTCGGCACGAGGGATTCTGGCAACCCATGGATACGCTGCGCGACAAGAACTATCTGGAGCAACTCTGGCAGGGCGGCGCCGCTCCCTGGAAGTCATGGTGATCGCTGAAGGCGCGGTGCCGTCGGAACGGTTCTGGGCGGGGCGCAAGGTGTTCCTCACGGGCCATACCGGCTTCAAGGGAACCTGGTTGTCGCTCTGGCTGCAGCGCCTGGGGGCCAAGGTGACCGGATATGCACTGGAGCCGGATTCCACGCCCGCCATGTTCTCCTTGACTCGGGCGGCGGACGGAATGGATTCGCGCATCGGCGATGTGCGCGATGCCGCGCAACTCTCCGCCGTGCTGGCGGCAGCGGCGCCGGACGTGGTGATCCACATGGCCGCCCAGCCCCTGGTGCGAAAGTCTTATGCCGATCCGGTCGGCACCTATGCGACCAACGTCATGGGCACCGTGCACCTGCTGGAGGCGGTTCGGCATGTGCCATCGGTGCGTGCCGTGGTGGTGGTGACCAGCGACAAGTGCTACGAGAACCGCGAGTGGCTCTGGGGCTATCGGGAGGACGACGCGCTGGGAGGGTTCGATCCCTACAGCAACAGCAAGGCCTGCACCGAGTTGGTGGCCGCCTGCTATCGCGATTCCTTCTTTCCGATAGGGCGTCACACGGAGCATGGCGTGGCCATGGCCAGCGCGCGCGCGGGCAATGTGATCGGCGGAGGCGACTGGTCGAACGACCGCTTGATTCCGGATTTCCTGCGGGCCGCGCATCACCGCCAGCCGCTGGAGCTGCGCAATCCTTCCGCCGTGCGGCCCTGGCAGCATGTGCTGGAACCTTTGGCCGGCTATCTCCGGTTGGCGCAGGGACTGGTGGAGCAGGGCGTGGCACTGTCCGGGGCCTGGAATTTCGGCCCGTCCGATCAGGATGTGCAGAGCGTGGGAGACGTCGTCCGGCAACTGGCCGCATCGTGGCCAGAGCCGGTGGACTGCCGCTTCGCCACCGAAGCGGGCGGCCCCCACGAGACGGGCATGCTCCGGCTGGACAGCAGCAAGGCGAGAAGCCTGCTGGGGTGGCACCCGCGCTGGCCGCTGGCGCAGACGATTTCCAGCATCGCGGGCTGGCATGCCGCCCACCACCGGGGCGAGAACATGCGCTCGATGACCGAGGGCCAGATCGCGTCCTATTGCGCCAGCGGGCGCTGAACACATCTTTTTATGGACAAGTTGAACCACATTCGCGAGCAGATCGCCGCACTCGTCGGTGAGTACGCGGCGCATGCCTATCGCCCCCAACCCTTTCTCCCGGGTGCCACGGCGATTCCGCCGTCCGGCAAGGTCATCGGAGAAGCCGAGTTGCAGAACATGGTGGCCGCGTCTCTCGACGGCTGGCTGACCACGGGACGGTTCAACGATGCATTCGAAGCGCGCCTGCGGGATTTTCTCGGGGTCCGCCATGCGCTCACCACGAACAGCGGTTCCTCTGCCAACCTGCTCGCTTTTTCGGCGCTGACCTCGCCGGCGCTGGGCGATCGTGCCATCCGGCCGGGTGACGAAGTGATCGGTGTGGCGGCCGGGTTCCCCACCACCGTCAATCCCATCATTCAGAACGGGGCGGTTCCGGTGTTCGTGGATGTCGAACTCGGCACCTACAACATCGACGTCGATCTCATCGAAGCGGCGATCTCTCCGCGCACCAAGGCCATCATGCTGGCCCACACCCTGGGCAATCCGTACAACCTGAAGGTTGTGCAGGCCCTGTGCCGCAAGCACGGGCTGTGGCTGGTCGAGGATTGCTGCGACGCCCTGGGGTCCACCTACGGCGGACGGCTGGTCGGCACGTTCGGTGACATCGGCACCCTGAGCTTCTACCCAGCCCATCACATCACGATGGGGGAGGGCGGCGCCGTCTTCACCAATGACGATGAACTCGCGCGCATCGTCACGTCGTTCCGCGATTGGGGGCGGGACTGCTATTGCGGTCCTGGCAAGGACAATACCTGCGGAAAACGGTATGGGTGGCAGCTCGGCGATCTGCCGCCGGGCTATGACCACAAGTACACGTATTCGCATGTGGGCTACAACCTCAAGATCACCGACATGCAGGCGGCATGCGCCCTTGCACAGATGGACCGGCTGCCCGGCTTCATCGCGGCGCGGCAGCGCAACTTCGATCATCTCTCCGAACGGCTGAAAGGCTGTGAAGAATTCCTGGTGCTTCCCCGGGCCACGGAAGATTCTCAGCCTTCGTGGTTCGGCTTCCCGCTCACGTTGCGCGAAGCCGCGGGTACCCGCCGCGTGGATCTGCTGGAGTACCTGGAGCAAAGCCGCATTGGAACGCGGCTGCTGTTCGCGGGCAACCTGACCCGGCAACCCTCGATGCACGGGCAAACCTACCGGGTGGCCAGCAGCCTGGCCAACACGGACACGGTCATGGAGAACACGTTCTGGCTGGGTATCTATCCGGGGTTGAGTGAAGCCATGATCGACTTCGTGGCCGACCGCATCGAAAACTACTTCGGCATCAACTTCTAGCATTCGACCATGCGTTTCGAAGAAAGTCCCGTGCCGGGCTGCTACCTGATCCAGCCCGAAGCGCATCCCGACGAGCGTGGGCGGTTTGTGAAGACCTTCAGCCGGGATGCATTCCTGGCCCGGGGGCTGGAATGCGACTGGGCTGAGAGCTTCTACAGCGTCTCGCGGCGCGGGGTGCTGCGCGGGCTGCATTTCCAGTTGCCGCCGCACCACCATGCCAAGCTGGTGCACTGCAGCCATGGCCGTCTCTTCGACGTGGTGGTCGATCTGCGCACCGGGTCGCCGACCCAGGGCCGTTTTGCCACCTTTGAGCTCGATGCCGAGCGCGGCAACCAGGTCTATATACCGGCCGGGTGTGCCCACGGTTGCTATGCGCTGACCGAAGGGGCGACCATCGTCTACCACGTCACCTCCGCCCACGCACCACAATATGACGCCGGCATCCGTTGGGACTCTGCCGGCATTCCCTGGCCCGACACCCAGCCCCTGCTGTCGGCGCGCGACCGCGAGCACCCCCGGCTGGGCGATTTCGACAGTCCCTTCGCGATGCCAGGGGGGGGCTCCGCATGACCACTGAGCGGCACGTGTTCCTGACGGGCGGCACGGGTTTCATTGGCCGGCATGTGCTGGCATCCTTGCTGGATGCGGGCCACCGTGTCACCGTCCTGAGGCATCCCGCCAACGCGCCCGTGTCCGCGCATCCTCGCCTTGCCTGGCTGAGCCGCGCCATGGACCGGCTGACTCCCGCTGACCTGGCCGGCGTGGATGTGCTGATGCACCTGGCCTCGCCCGGCGTGCCGCCGCAGCATGCCGACCGGCAGACACTTTTCTATTGGAATGTCACCGTGTTGCTGCAGCTGCTCGATGCGGCGCGCGCCGCTGGCGTGCAGAGGGCCGTCTTGGCCGGGACTTTCGCGGAGTACGGGCGCAGTGCCGATGGCTTCGACTTCATTCCCGCCAGTGCCCCCCTTGCGCCCACCTACGGCTACGCGGCGTCCAAGGCCGCGGGTTTCCAGGCCGCACATGCGCACGCGATCGAATACGCGATGGAGCTGTGCTATCTGCGGATCTTCTCGGTCTTCGGGGAGGGCCAGTACGCCGGAAACTTCTGGCCGGCGTTGCGCCTGGCTGCGTCGCAGGGCGAAGATTTCTCGATGACTCCCGGGGAGCAGGTGCGCGACTACGTGCCCGTGGAGACGGTCGCCCGTGCGTTCGTGCATGCTGCCGAGCGCCGTGACATCGAGGCCGGCAGGCCCTGGGTGCGCAACGTGGGTTCCGGGGGGCCGGTGTCGATGCACGATTTCGCGCGGCACTGGTGGACTCTCTGGGCCGCTCCTGGCCGGCTGCTCGTCGGGGCTCTGCCCTATCGGCCCAATGAGGTCATGCGCTGCGTACCCGAGATGGCGGCCGATCTGTTCTTGTCTTGACCTGCAAACGAGGGACAACCATTTGCGTGAATCCAACGAACTCTCCGCCCTGGAGGGCTCCCGCATCCTGATCACGGGCGGGGGCGGAATGCTCGGCAGGGCCCTTGCCCGCCATCTGGCCGAGCATGTGCCCACAGCCTTGGTTGCGGCCCTGGACCGCCAAGCGTTCGATGTGCGCCAGCGAGAGCAGGCCAGGGCACTGCGCGCCTGGCGCCCCGATATCGTGATCCACTGCGCCGTGTGTTCCGACGTCAACTGGTGCGAGGACCATGCGGACGAGGCGGCGCAAGTGCAGCTCGAAGGCACGCGCCACGTGGTCGAGCTGGCCCGCGATTGCGGGGCCCGATTCTTCTATCCGCAGACTTTCCTGGTCTACGACGGAAGCGGGCCGGTGGACGAGGCCACCCCTCCCAATCCCCTGAGCGTGTACGCACGCCTCAAGCTGGAGGCGGAGCACATCGTGCTGGAGTCTTTTCCATGCGCACTCTCCGTGCGCATGGGCGGATTTTTCGGGGAGCGTGGTCACGACAAGAATTTCGTCGGCAAGCTGGTGCCTCACCTGGCGGGCCTGCTGCGTGCCGGCGTGGACCGCATGGAGGTCGGCGACCGCATCTGGCAGCCCACCCTCACGGATGACCTGGCCTACAACAGCCTGTTGTTGCTGGCGCGCGGAGAAACCGGCCGCTTCTGCATGGCGTCCCATGGCCAGGCCTCGTTCTTCGATTTGGCACGGGAGATCGTGCTCCGATTGGGGTTGGATCGCTGCATCGAGATCGCATGCGTCCCTGCGGAAACCATGGCCCGCAAGGAGAAAGCCGTGCGGCCCGACGCGGTGGTGATGCGCAATGCCGCGTTGCAGTCCCGCGGCCTGGATCGTCAGCGCCCTTGGCAGGACAGCCTGGCCGCCTATCTGGACCACCCCTATTTCATTGGAATGTTTGCCCCATGAGCCTGCAACTGCTGAGCCCCTTCGTGGCCGAAGGGGCCTTCGGTCCCATGCCCAACCGTGTCGCGATGGCCGCCATGACGCGTGGTTTTGCCGATGGGCGGCACCGCTGCACAGCCGACATCGCTGCCTATTACGCCCGGCGTGCCGCTGCCGGCGTATCGCTGATCCTGACCGAAGGCATCGTGGTCCATCCGTCGGCGGATGGCTACCGCAATGTGCCCCACCTGCAGAACGACGAGCAGGCCGACAGCTGGATACCGGCCATCCGGCAGGTACATCAGGCCGGGGGGCGCATCGTGGCGCAACTGTGGCACTGCGGGCGCATCTCGCACCCGGACTTCACCGGTGGAGTGGCCCCGGTCAGTTCCACGGACCGGCCGGCGGCCGGCATCAATCGCCAGAACGGCCAGCCCTACGGGCAACCCCGGGCGCTGCATGCATCGGAGATGCCTGGCATCTACCGTCTTTTCGAGGAGGCCGCGCAGCGTGCCCTGGGTGCTGGCTTCGACGGCGTGCAGGTCCACATGGGGCATGGATACCTGTTCGACCAGTTTCTGGATGCGCGCATCAATGACCGGACCGATGCCTATGGCGGGTCGGTCGAGAACCGCTGCCGCATCGTCCTGGAACTGGTGGAGCGCCTGTTGCCCGTCTGCGGCCCGCAGCGGCTCATGGTCCGCATCTCGCCCGCGCGGATGATGGGTGGGCTGTACGAGTGGCCTGACTTGGACGACCTGCTTGGCCATCTCATTCCCCGGCTCGACCGCCTGGGACTGCGGCAGCTGGACATCAGCTGTGCGGATGCGCCCTATGCCGAAACCTCCGGCAGGATCGTGCGCAAGGTGCGCCCCTTCTGGCCCCATTTCCTGATCGGGGGAGCGTCGCTGTCGGCCGAGGAGGCCGAGCACGAAATCCAGGAAGGACTGCTGGACATGGTCACGTGGGGCCGTGCGCTCCTTGCCAATCCGGACTTCGTGCGCAGGCTGGAGCGCGGAGAGGCCCTCGAACCCATGACGCCCGAGCGGCGTGCCGTGCTCTACTGATCCGATCGGAGATCAGCCGACGCGGCCGCTGAAGAATTCGGCGATCGTGAAGTCCTGGGCGCTTTCCTCGTGCGCCTGCCGCATGGCCGAGGGCAGATCGGCGTAGACCTCCCGCCACCATGCCGGAGTACCGACGAACCCCTTGTTGAGGGTCAGATTGAACAGGGGAATGCTCTTGAGCGACAGGACATCGACGAACTCGTCCATCGGAAGCAGGTGGTTTGCCGCGAAACGGTAGCCATCGGCGAGGTCCCGGGCCGGCTCGGCCCATTGGCG
The window above is part of the Acidovorax sp. NCPPB 4044 genome. Proteins encoded here:
- the rfbF gene encoding glucose-1-phosphate cytidylyltransferase translates to MKAIILAGGLGSRLSEETQQKPKPMVEIGGRPILWHIMKMYSHHGINDFVVCCGYKGYVIKEYFANYFLHMSDVTFDLANNRMDVHERYAEPWRVTLVDTGDVTQTGGRLRRVRRYVSEDDAFCFTYGDGVGDIDIAELVRFHKSHGRQATLTSTRQPGRFGALQMEDDRVLSFREKPDGGGGMVNGGFFVLSPAVFDLIESDETVWEAAPLEALARQGELRAFRHEGFWQPMDTLRDKNYLEQLWQGGAAPWKSW
- the rfbG gene encoding CDP-glucose 4,6-dehydratase; this encodes MVIAEGAVPSERFWAGRKVFLTGHTGFKGTWLSLWLQRLGAKVTGYALEPDSTPAMFSLTRAADGMDSRIGDVRDAAQLSAVLAAAAPDVVIHMAAQPLVRKSYADPVGTYATNVMGTVHLLEAVRHVPSVRAVVVVTSDKCYENREWLWGYREDDALGGFDPYSNSKACTELVAACYRDSFFPIGRHTEHGVAMASARAGNVIGGGDWSNDRLIPDFLRAAHHRQPLELRNPSAVRPWQHVLEPLAGYLRLAQGLVEQGVALSGAWNFGPSDQDVQSVGDVVRQLAASWPEPVDCRFATEAGGPHETGMLRLDSSKARSLLGWHPRWPLAQTISSIAGWHAAHHRGENMRSMTEGQIASYCASGR
- the rfbH gene encoding lipopolysaccharide biosynthesis protein RfbH is translated as MDKLNHIREQIAALVGEYAAHAYRPQPFLPGATAIPPSGKVIGEAELQNMVAASLDGWLTTGRFNDAFEARLRDFLGVRHALTTNSGSSANLLAFSALTSPALGDRAIRPGDEVIGVAAGFPTTVNPIIQNGAVPVFVDVELGTYNIDVDLIEAAISPRTKAIMLAHTLGNPYNLKVVQALCRKHGLWLVEDCCDALGSTYGGRLVGTFGDIGTLSFYPAHHITMGEGGAVFTNDDELARIVTSFRDWGRDCYCGPGKDNTCGKRYGWQLGDLPPGYDHKYTYSHVGYNLKITDMQAACALAQMDRLPGFIAARQRNFDHLSERLKGCEEFLVLPRATEDSQPSWFGFPLTLREAAGTRRVDLLEYLEQSRIGTRLLFAGNLTRQPSMHGQTYRVASSLANTDTVMENTFWLGIYPGLSEAMIDFVADRIENYFGINF
- the rfbC gene encoding dTDP-4-dehydrorhamnose 3,5-epimerase gives rise to the protein MRFEESPVPGCYLIQPEAHPDERGRFVKTFSRDAFLARGLECDWAESFYSVSRRGVLRGLHFQLPPHHHAKLVHCSHGRLFDVVVDLRTGSPTQGRFATFELDAERGNQVYIPAGCAHGCYALTEGATIVYHVTSAHAPQYDAGIRWDSAGIPWPDTQPLLSARDREHPRLGDFDSPFAMPGGGSA
- a CDS encoding NAD-dependent epimerase/dehydratase family protein gives rise to the protein MTTERHVFLTGGTGFIGRHVLASLLDAGHRVTVLRHPANAPVSAHPRLAWLSRAMDRLTPADLAGVDVLMHLASPGVPPQHADRQTLFYWNVTVLLQLLDAARAAGVQRAVLAGTFAEYGRSADGFDFIPASAPLAPTYGYAASKAAGFQAAHAHAIEYAMELCYLRIFSVFGEGQYAGNFWPALRLAASQGEDFSMTPGEQVRDYVPVETVARAFVHAAERRDIEAGRPWVRNVGSGGPVSMHDFARHWWTLWAAPGRLLVGALPYRPNEVMRCVPEMAADLFLS
- a CDS encoding SDR family oxidoreductase; translation: MRESNELSALEGSRILITGGGGMLGRALARHLAEHVPTALVAALDRQAFDVRQREQARALRAWRPDIVIHCAVCSDVNWCEDHADEAAQVQLEGTRHVVELARDCGARFFYPQTFLVYDGSGPVDEATPPNPLSVYARLKLEAEHIVLESFPCALSVRMGGFFGERGHDKNFVGKLVPHLAGLLRAGVDRMEVGDRIWQPTLTDDLAYNSLLLLARGETGRFCMASHGQASFFDLAREIVLRLGLDRCIEIACVPAETMARKEKAVRPDAVVMRNAALQSRGLDRQRPWQDSLAAYLDHPYFIGMFAP
- a CDS encoding oxidoreductase gives rise to the protein MSLQLLSPFVAEGAFGPMPNRVAMAAMTRGFADGRHRCTADIAAYYARRAAAGVSLILTEGIVVHPSADGYRNVPHLQNDEQADSWIPAIRQVHQAGGRIVAQLWHCGRISHPDFTGGVAPVSSTDRPAAGINRQNGQPYGQPRALHASEMPGIYRLFEEAAQRALGAGFDGVQVHMGHGYLFDQFLDARINDRTDAYGGSVENRCRIVLELVERLLPVCGPQRLMVRISPARMMGGLYEWPDLDDLLGHLIPRLDRLGLRQLDISCADAPYAETSGRIVRKVRPFWPHFLIGGASLSAEEAEHEIQEGLLDMVTWGRALLANPDFVRRLERGEALEPMTPERRAVLY